A genomic stretch from Rhizobium brockwellii includes:
- a CDS encoding ABC transporter ATP-binding protein, with protein MSALLSLSHVTKVYRQGGMLGRRLITAVKDVSFELGAEPEILSIVGESGSGKSTIAAMILGQTEPTEGELQFSGRTVAIHSRSERKAFMKEVQPVLQNPFEAFNPLKRVDRYLFETARNFSFSGNRPDREQAEKMADAALVHVGLTLEEVKGRFPHELSGGQLQRVAIARALIPQPRLLVADEPVSMVDASLRMAIVNLFGRLKNELGLSIVYITHDLATAYYISDNIIIMRKGEIVERGQARAVLDNPQHEYSRALKDAVLAADFSAAV; from the coding sequence TTGAGCGCTCTTCTTAGCCTCTCGCATGTCACGAAAGTCTACCGGCAGGGCGGCATGCTTGGCCGGCGGCTGATCACGGCGGTCAAGGACGTCAGCTTCGAACTCGGAGCGGAGCCGGAGATCCTCTCGATCGTCGGAGAATCCGGCTCGGGAAAATCGACGATCGCGGCGATGATCCTCGGCCAGACCGAACCGACGGAAGGCGAGCTTCAATTCAGCGGCAGGACCGTCGCCATCCATAGCCGATCCGAACGCAAGGCTTTCATGAAGGAGGTCCAACCGGTTCTGCAGAACCCCTTCGAAGCCTTCAATCCGCTGAAACGGGTCGATCGTTATCTCTTCGAGACCGCCCGCAATTTTTCGTTCTCGGGAAACCGGCCGGACCGAGAGCAGGCGGAGAAGATGGCGGATGCAGCCCTCGTCCATGTCGGCCTGACCCTTGAAGAAGTGAAAGGCCGGTTTCCCCACGAACTATCCGGCGGCCAGCTCCAGCGCGTCGCCATCGCCCGCGCGCTGATCCCGCAACCCCGCCTGCTGGTGGCCGACGAACCGGTCTCCATGGTCGACGCATCGCTGCGCATGGCGATCGTCAACCTCTTCGGCCGCTTGAAAAACGAGCTCGGTCTTTCCATCGTCTACATCACCCACGACCTCGCCACCGCCTATTACATCAGCGACAACATCATCATCATGCGCAAAGGCGAAATCGTCGAGCGCGGACAGGCGCGGGCCGTGTTGGATAATCCGCAGCATGAGTATTCGCGGGCGCTCAAGGATGCGGTGCTGGCGGCGGATTTTAGTGCGGCGGTGTAA
- a CDS encoding bifunctional diguanylate cyclase/phosphodiesterase yields MKFRSNLARSVISHTSAFAPAIFAAIIAAIVVWVATNWRLERSLADERSIVAGELATISSRLQTNLNSNVKLLQGLAAGIAVNPEMGQNGFSKLAAQILQPDSQLRSFAAAPDMVVRWVYPEKGNEKAIGLDYRTNEKQRAAAMLARNTHNIVLTGPVELVQGGTAFVVRCPIYINNGTSQVFWGLLSGIVDIPKLYQESGLGSAELEIAISTVPEPNSPTQVFFGSLATFSRKPVQTSVDMVYGRWTLAALPKQGWGQNSGIGIFEFYASLLALCVVAPIVWIGFLTRSRQRTIEKLRLHKKKLVRARQRLEYLSLHDALTGLPNRRFVDRMISQPPRPRPQDCLILIHIDLDRFKEINDTKGHAGGDAVLQATASRLADLAGPNDAAARIGGDEFIFASWSADPEPKANALARKIVDTLDQPLFIEGAACVVGASVGVAWETEGALGRDLGQLLLNADLALYEAKKAGRGRAAVFTEELRSAAIHSKELADEFTHALDRDELVAFFQPQFDAITLDIAGVETLARWDHPQKGLLAPDKFLEAAEKLGRTGDMDRLILHKALFELTRWDSLGMQIPRVSVNISARRLAQANLLAELAELPIAKGRLCFELLETISFNDLQPVLKEIIPAVKKLGIEIEIDDFGTEHASIVSLLRFEPRRLKIDREIIKPIIASPSQRRLVSSIIEIGRSQNIDIVAEGVETMEHAKILKDLGCHILQGYALARPMTSEQLIEFCRMKDKGMTEAGR; encoded by the coding sequence ATGAAGTTTCGAAGCAATCTCGCTCGCTCTGTAATAAGCCATACCAGCGCATTCGCTCCGGCAATATTTGCGGCAATTATTGCAGCAATCGTCGTCTGGGTCGCAACGAACTGGCGGCTGGAGCGATCGCTGGCCGATGAACGCTCGATCGTTGCCGGCGAGCTTGCCACCATATCCTCCCGGCTTCAGACGAACCTCAACAGCAATGTGAAGCTGTTGCAGGGGCTGGCGGCCGGCATCGCAGTCAATCCAGAAATGGGCCAAAACGGATTTTCCAAACTTGCCGCGCAGATCCTGCAGCCCGATTCACAATTGCGAAGCTTCGCCGCTGCGCCCGACATGGTGGTCAGGTGGGTTTATCCGGAGAAAGGAAACGAAAAGGCCATCGGGCTCGACTACCGAACCAATGAGAAGCAACGGGCTGCCGCGATGCTGGCGCGCAACACGCACAATATCGTTCTGACAGGCCCGGTGGAGCTTGTTCAAGGTGGAACCGCTTTTGTGGTCAGATGCCCGATCTACATCAACAACGGAACAAGCCAGGTCTTTTGGGGCCTGCTTTCCGGAATAGTCGACATACCAAAGCTTTATCAGGAAAGTGGCCTTGGTTCGGCCGAGCTTGAGATCGCCATCAGCACCGTCCCCGAGCCGAATTCGCCCACACAGGTTTTTTTCGGCAGCCTGGCAACCTTTTCCAGGAAGCCGGTCCAGACATCCGTTGACATGGTTTATGGCCGATGGACCCTCGCCGCACTGCCAAAGCAGGGATGGGGCCAAAATAGCGGGATCGGCATTTTTGAGTTCTACGCGAGCCTGTTGGCCTTATGTGTCGTTGCGCCGATTGTCTGGATCGGTTTTCTGACCAGATCACGCCAAAGAACGATCGAAAAGCTTCGCCTTCACAAGAAGAAGCTTGTTCGAGCACGGCAGAGGCTGGAGTACCTGTCACTGCATGACGCATTGACGGGGCTTCCCAATCGACGATTTGTCGACCGGATGATCTCGCAACCGCCGAGACCGCGTCCACAAGATTGCCTGATCCTCATTCATATCGACCTGGATCGATTTAAAGAGATCAACGACACCAAAGGGCATGCGGGCGGTGACGCGGTCTTGCAGGCAACGGCTTCGCGCCTTGCCGATTTGGCTGGTCCAAACGATGCAGCGGCTCGGATCGGTGGAGATGAGTTCATCTTCGCCAGTTGGAGTGCCGATCCCGAGCCGAAGGCAAACGCATTGGCCCGGAAAATTGTCGATACGCTCGATCAACCCCTCTTCATCGAGGGTGCGGCCTGTGTTGTCGGTGCAAGCGTCGGCGTCGCCTGGGAGACTGAAGGTGCTCTCGGGCGGGACCTCGGCCAATTGCTTCTCAATGCCGATTTGGCTCTGTACGAGGCGAAGAAGGCGGGCCGCGGCCGTGCGGCGGTTTTCACGGAAGAGCTTCGTAGCGCCGCGATCCATTCGAAAGAATTGGCGGACGAATTCACGCATGCGCTCGATCGCGATGAACTCGTTGCATTCTTCCAACCGCAGTTCGATGCAATCACATTGGACATTGCCGGCGTCGAGACACTTGCCCGTTGGGATCACCCGCAAAAAGGTCTGCTCGCCCCGGACAAATTTCTTGAGGCCGCGGAAAAGCTGGGGCGCACCGGCGACATGGATAGGCTGATCCTGCACAAGGCCCTGTTCGAGCTGACAAGATGGGACAGCCTGGGAATGCAAATTCCCCGTGTCTCGGTCAACATTTCAGCGCGTCGGCTAGCGCAGGCAAATCTACTTGCCGAGCTGGCCGAGCTTCCCATCGCGAAGGGTCGCCTATGTTTCGAGCTGCTCGAGACAATCTCCTTCAATGATCTTCAACCTGTTCTCAAGGAGATCATTCCAGCCGTCAAAAAGCTTGGCATCGAAATCGAGATCGACGACTTCGGCACCGAACATGCCAGTATCGTCAGTCTGCTGCGATTTGAGCCGCGACGCCTGAAGATCGACCGCGAAATTATCAAGCCGATTATCGCGTCTCCATCTCAGCGCCGTCTGGTCTCCTCCATCATCGAAATCGGCCGATCGCAGAACATCGACATCGTTGCAGAGGGCGTGGAGACAATGGAGCATGCGAAGATCCTGAAAGATCTCGGTTGCCATATCTTGCAAGGTTACGCTCTGGCACGACCAATGACCTCGGAGCAGTTGATTGAATTTTGCCGTATGAAGGACAAAGGAATGACAGAGGCAGGTCGGTAG
- the thyX gene encoding FAD-dependent thymidylate synthase encodes MSTLSDEQKLQIQQSREATAPTRRIVAPGLEEILYEAIPVLDHGFVRVIDYMGDDSAVVQAARVSYGRGTRQVNEDRGLINYLLRHWHTTPFEMAEIKLHVKMPIFVARQWIRHRMANVNEYSARYSILDREFYLPAPEQLAAQSVQNRQGRGNVVGPAEAKHILELLKEDSQRSYDHYLDMLNHDETGERIDEDRQGLARELARMNLSLNFYTQWYWKTDLHNLMNFLRLRADSHAQYEIRVYADVILDVLQKWVPLTYAAFREHRLDAATFSGEGVKALRRMLAGEKVEHSDTAMSKREWDDFLSVLAKR; translated from the coding sequence ATGAGCACGCTCTCGGACGAACAAAAGCTCCAAATCCAGCAGTCGCGCGAAGCCACAGCACCCACCAGGAGAATAGTAGCTCCCGGCCTGGAAGAAATACTTTATGAGGCGATCCCAGTACTCGACCACGGTTTCGTCCGGGTTATTGACTATATGGGCGACGATAGCGCTGTTGTTCAGGCAGCACGGGTCTCCTACGGCCGCGGTACGCGACAAGTCAATGAAGATCGTGGCCTCATCAACTACTTGCTACGTCATTGGCACACGACTCCGTTCGAAATGGCCGAGATCAAGCTTCATGTGAAGATGCCGATCTTCGTTGCCCGCCAATGGATCCGCCACCGAATGGCGAACGTCAACGAATACTCCGCTCGCTATTCAATCCTCGACCGTGAGTTCTACCTACCTGCACCGGAGCAGCTGGCTGCCCAGTCGGTACAAAACCGGCAGGGTCGTGGTAACGTCGTTGGTCCGGCGGAAGCCAAACACATTCTCGAGCTGCTAAAAGAAGATTCCCAACGATCGTATGACCACTATTTGGACATGCTAAACCATGATGAGACTGGCGAAAGAATTGATGAGGACAGGCAAGGGTTGGCTCGTGAGCTTGCGCGCATGAACCTTTCGCTAAACTTCTACACCCAGTGGTACTGGAAGACCGACCTCCACAATCTTATGAATTTCCTTCGCCTTCGCGCTGATTCCCACGCGCAGTACGAGATCAGAGTTTACGCCGACGTCATTTTGGACGTTCTGCAGAAATGGGTCCCGCTGACCTACGCCGCGTTTCGCGAACACCGCCTCGACGCGGCGACTTTCTCAGGCGAGGGCGTCAAAGCCCTGCGCCGGATGCTGGCAGGAGAAAAAGTCGAGCACTCCGATACTGCGATGTCAAAGCGCGAGTGGGACGATTTTTTGTCGGTATTGGCGAAACGGTAA
- a CDS encoding ABC transporter substrate-binding protein, whose protein sequence is MAGSGVSRREVLAGIAAGAAAGMFGSLSSAKAAVSEMVWATWDSNGHPEYIAAFEAQTGVKVKLSYLSSEDAQFAALKTGTASDWDMINPSLNGSWRYIKAGLLEEIDMAKIPNAAKMYDVFKTTPKVLDASGKQFAVPYLWGLNPIVYRKDKFESEPDYTTLFNEKYKGQLAMRDYALESIGIAGLVAGVPRDKVFLMETKELAEAKKLLVAQKPLLRTYWQTIGDLTNLFATGEVSCAFSWRVPYDALKDKLAMGMAKPKAGIMGWCDCFAMPATLSAEKSEIGYKFIDYLLGAEFATQIAKIGNYATTSSIIRDELSKEQQAAIFVDDMDVMKSFMWPVAPENYSEWLKIWNEVKAS, encoded by the coding sequence ATGGCAGGTTCAGGAGTTAGCCGACGTGAAGTGCTTGCAGGGATCGCCGCCGGCGCGGCGGCGGGGATGTTCGGTTCACTGAGCAGTGCCAAAGCTGCCGTTTCCGAAATGGTCTGGGCGACCTGGGATTCCAACGGGCACCCTGAATACATTGCGGCCTTCGAGGCGCAGACCGGCGTCAAGGTAAAGCTGTCCTATCTTTCCAGCGAGGACGCGCAGTTCGCGGCGCTCAAAACCGGCACGGCTTCCGACTGGGACATGATCAATCCGTCGCTGAATGGAAGCTGGCGCTACATCAAAGCAGGCCTGCTCGAAGAAATCGACATGGCGAAGATCCCCAACGCCGCCAAGATGTACGACGTCTTCAAGACCACGCCCAAGGTTCTCGATGCCTCGGGCAAGCAGTTCGCGGTTCCCTATCTCTGGGGCCTCAATCCAATCGTATACCGAAAGGACAAGTTCGAGAGCGAGCCTGATTACACGACGTTGTTCAACGAGAAATACAAGGGCCAGCTCGCCATGCGCGACTATGCGCTGGAATCCATTGGCATCGCCGGTCTGGTCGCCGGCGTGCCGCGCGACAAGGTCTTTCTCATGGAGACCAAGGAGCTGGCGGAAGCCAAGAAGCTTTTGGTTGCGCAAAAGCCGCTGCTGCGCACCTATTGGCAGACGATCGGCGATCTCACCAATCTGTTTGCCACCGGCGAGGTTTCCTGCGCGTTTTCGTGGCGGGTTCCCTATGATGCGTTGAAAGACAAGCTGGCGATGGGGATGGCCAAGCCGAAAGCCGGCATTATGGGCTGGTGCGACTGCTTTGCCATGCCGGCCACGCTGTCTGCGGAAAAGAGCGAGATCGGCTACAAGTTCATCGATTATCTGCTTGGGGCGGAATTCGCGACCCAGATCGCTAAAATCGGCAACTATGCGACCACGTCCTCGATCATCCGCGACGAATTGTCGAAGGAGCAGCAGGCAGCGATCTTCGTCGACGACATGGATGTCATGAAGTCGTTCATGTGGCCGGTCGCCCCGGAGAATTATTCCGAGTGGCTGAAGATCTGGAATGAAGTCAAGGCAAGCTGA
- a CDS encoding tetratricopeptide repeat protein: MNLDVVAFILSVISAVAAVLAVPALQPYLQRAPKNIYEPITRYRGRTITIFSVLTVAVLAVYIFFFYPCPWYKANSLQLDALRYFEQKQWTSASRAGEMLCDCGAKSIGWDIQAKSKYAMRDYRGAIDAWNKAIEADPDNGATKRANIADASIWIDDYKTAVERYGALYKGDPENSRYRYGYGRALVFDGDYSNALDILRGVTNDDGGSSGQSRVFEGIARLGLSSTSGVAADKGKHLESAIKNLCSAIQIEPQWREWLFPDTNSDVGHLRVFRDLLATISPLSCT; the protein is encoded by the coding sequence ATGAACCTAGACGTCGTCGCGTTTATACTGAGCGTTATTTCTGCGGTTGCAGCGGTTTTAGCTGTGCCGGCTTTACAGCCGTACTTACAGCGCGCTCCCAAAAACATCTATGAACCGATCACACGATATCGTGGGCGCACCATTACAATCTTCAGTGTTCTTACAGTTGCAGTTTTGGCTGTGTATATCTTCTTTTTTTACCCGTGTCCTTGGTACAAAGCGAATTCGCTTCAACTCGACGCATTGAGATATTTCGAGCAAAAGCAGTGGACTTCCGCAAGCCGAGCTGGCGAAATGCTTTGCGATTGCGGTGCCAAGTCGATCGGCTGGGACATCCAAGCCAAAAGCAAATACGCGATGCGCGACTACCGGGGGGCAATAGACGCATGGAATAAGGCAATAGAAGCCGATCCAGATAACGGTGCGACCAAGCGCGCTAACATCGCAGATGCTTCAATCTGGATTGACGACTATAAGACGGCTGTGGAGAGATATGGAGCGTTATATAAAGGCGATCCTGAGAACAGCCGCTATCGTTATGGCTACGGGCGTGCCTTGGTCTTTGACGGCGATTATTCAAACGCACTCGATATACTTCGCGGCGTGACTAATGATGATGGCGGCAGCTCTGGGCAGTCGCGCGTCTTTGAGGGAATCGCTCGGCTCGGGCTTTCATCGACGAGTGGTGTGGCAGCTGATAAAGGGAAACATTTAGAATCCGCGATTAAAAACCTCTGTTCCGCAATCCAGATCGAACCGCAGTGGCGAGAGTGGCTCTTTCCAGACACCAACTCCGATGTTGGCCACCTGCGGGTTTTCCGTGATCTTTTGGCTACAATTTCGCCGTTGTCATGCACCTGA
- a CDS encoding LysR family transcriptional regulator — MPLLKLVAPFDKGRLIMMRQANGMMDVRLMRTLLTLLTECSVSKTADILGQAQPTVSLTLKRLREMLDDPLLVRSGGALVPTERGLALKETLRDILGQIDAHLSPHATFDPDNATRNFRIIADNCLGAVFLPQLVGKIAQKAPHVGVDASHMPSYDDLISQLADGSIDAVIGNWPHPPEYLRMSPLLTTDIVCVVRPNHRLASQREPISMGEFLKEKHLSPTSDKRAHLSPIDGRLIELGLKRNIAVSVPEYAITPYVLTQSDLVFTTGRIFAEQIAQAFPLVVLEAPRELGQMQFYMLWHECKHQSPDHVWLRQMIKSVAAGVRVCDPTESVPITFLRSGAPIFV, encoded by the coding sequence ATGCCTCTTCTCAAGCTTGTTGCACCGTTCGACAAGGGAAGGCTGATCATGATGCGACAGGCGAATGGGATGATGGATGTGCGTCTGATGCGCACGCTCCTGACCTTGCTGACGGAATGCAGCGTTTCGAAAACCGCCGACATTCTCGGGCAGGCCCAGCCGACGGTCAGCCTGACGCTGAAACGGTTGCGGGAAATGCTGGACGATCCGCTTCTGGTCAGATCAGGAGGGGCGCTGGTACCAACGGAGCGAGGTCTCGCCCTGAAGGAGACGTTGCGCGACATTCTCGGCCAGATCGACGCGCATCTGTCGCCTCACGCCACCTTCGACCCGGACAATGCGACGCGAAACTTCCGCATCATCGCGGACAATTGCCTCGGAGCCGTGTTTCTGCCTCAGCTGGTCGGAAAAATTGCACAAAAGGCACCCCATGTCGGCGTCGATGCGTCCCACATGCCGAGCTATGATGACCTTATCAGCCAGCTTGCGGACGGGTCCATCGATGCGGTCATCGGCAATTGGCCCCATCCGCCGGAGTATCTGCGGATGTCTCCCCTGTTAACGACCGACATTGTCTGCGTCGTCCGCCCGAACCATAGACTGGCAAGTCAACGTGAACCGATCTCGATGGGCGAGTTCCTGAAGGAAAAGCATCTTTCTCCGACGTCCGACAAGCGGGCCCATCTCAGCCCGATCGACGGGCGGCTGATCGAACTCGGGCTCAAGCGCAACATCGCTGTATCCGTGCCAGAATATGCGATCACGCCCTACGTGCTGACACAATCGGACCTCGTGTTCACGACGGGGCGGATTTTTGCCGAGCAAATCGCTCAGGCCTTTCCACTCGTCGTTCTGGAGGCGCCGCGCGAGCTCGGACAGATGCAGTTCTACATGCTCTGGCATGAGTGCAAGCACCAGTCTCCCGATCACGTCTGGCTCAGGCAGATGATCAAGTCGGTTGCGGCCGGCGTCCGCGTCTGCGATCCGACGGAGTCGGTACCGATCACATTCCTGCGGTCCGGCGCGCCGATCTTCGTTTAA
- a CDS encoding ABC transporter ATP-binding protein has protein sequence MDPLVEIENLKAYYRAFLYGVDREVRAVDDISLTIARGEVYGVAGESSSGKTTLIKTIAGAIRPPLRVVSGKVTFHFDGGTQDIYAMKPEDRLALRWKHLSYIMQGSMNVLNPVRRIRHSFTDFAFRHMKVSGPVFLERVATHLQRLKLDPHLLDAYPHELSGGMRQRMTIALATILTPEFIIADEPTTALDVIVQRDVLSMIREIQREMGSSFLFVTHDMGVHATVSDRIGIVYAGRLVEEAPTAKLFNKPLHPYTQHLVGSLPRIGDATARPSLEGRPPNLAMPPEGCRFHPRCPKRMEICSQKVPPLVTVEPQRRVACFAVTGDQV, from the coding sequence ATGGATCCTCTGGTCGAAATTGAGAACCTGAAAGCCTATTACCGTGCCTTCCTCTACGGCGTCGATCGCGAGGTGCGCGCCGTCGACGATATCAGCCTGACGATTGCCCGCGGTGAGGTCTATGGCGTTGCCGGTGAATCGAGCAGCGGCAAGACGACCTTGATCAAGACCATCGCCGGCGCGATCCGGCCGCCGCTGAGGGTCGTGTCCGGGAAGGTGACATTCCATTTCGACGGCGGCACCCAGGATATCTACGCGATGAAGCCGGAGGATCGGCTGGCGCTGCGATGGAAGCATCTGTCCTATATCATGCAGGGCTCGATGAATGTGCTCAATCCGGTGCGCCGGATCCGTCATTCCTTCACCGATTTCGCCTTTCGCCACATGAAGGTCAGCGGCCCGGTCTTTCTCGAAAGGGTCGCAACCCATCTGCAGCGGCTGAAGCTGGATCCGCATCTGCTCGATGCCTATCCCCACGAACTGTCGGGCGGCATGCGCCAGCGCATGACCATTGCGCTGGCGACTATCCTGACGCCGGAATTCATCATCGCCGACGAACCGACGACCGCGCTCGACGTCATCGTTCAGCGCGACGTGCTGTCGATGATCCGCGAGATCCAGCGCGAGATGGGCTCGTCCTTCCTGTTCGTCACCCATGATATGGGGGTTCACGCGACGGTCTCCGACCGCATCGGCATTGTCTATGCCGGGCGTCTCGTCGAGGAAGCGCCGACCGCCAAACTCTTCAACAAACCGCTCCACCCCTATACGCAGCACCTCGTCGGCAGCCTGCCGCGCATCGGCGATGCGACGGCTCGCCCTTCGCTGGAGGGGCGGCCGCCGAACCTCGCCATGCCGCCGGAGGGCTGCCGGTTTCACCCGCGCTGTCCGAAGCGCATGGAGATCTGCTCGCAGAAGGTTCCGCCGCTCGTCACCGTCGAGCCGCAGCGGCGCGTGGCGTGTTTTGCCGTTACGGGAGATCAGGTTTGA
- a CDS encoding GGDEF domain-containing protein produces MDEIFEQLLHLSARTETLIAVYDSHDRLRYANGAFRSVYFIEPDETPLWPDLMRRNFELRRGTVIQTSNFDEWLRSTQSRRGKIGYRAFETDLYDGRWFWMTEAVQKNGWMMCIASDITSLRAHGRTVRQDRDQAIKASYTDELTGVANRRFVMARVDDMLAAAEHGNNGCLAVFDIDNFKHINDRLGHHAGDVVLRDFAHRIHQNVRRNDCFGRVGGEEFLLVMPATGPEDAIAIVECMLTVIRFSRPLPESPDFSYTCSAGIAACAPSDSASDLYRRADQALYAAKLSGRDRVRAA; encoded by the coding sequence ATGGACGAGATATTCGAACAGCTGCTGCACCTTTCCGCACGCACCGAAACGCTGATTGCGGTCTACGATAGTCATGACCGGCTACGATACGCCAACGGCGCCTTTCGTTCGGTCTATTTCATCGAGCCGGATGAAACGCCACTCTGGCCGGATCTCATGCGGCGCAATTTTGAGCTGCGGCGCGGCACCGTCATTCAGACGAGCAATTTCGACGAGTGGCTGCGGTCGACACAGTCACGCCGCGGCAAGATCGGCTATCGCGCTTTCGAGACGGACCTCTACGATGGCCGATGGTTTTGGATGACCGAGGCGGTCCAGAAGAACGGTTGGATGATGTGCATTGCAAGCGACATCACCAGTCTGCGAGCCCATGGCAGGACTGTCCGGCAAGATCGCGATCAGGCGATCAAGGCGTCTTACACCGACGAACTAACGGGTGTCGCCAACCGCCGCTTTGTGATGGCACGCGTCGATGACATGCTGGCAGCCGCTGAGCACGGAAACAACGGATGCCTTGCGGTCTTCGACATCGACAATTTCAAACACATCAACGATCGGCTTGGTCACCATGCCGGGGATGTCGTCCTGCGCGATTTTGCCCATCGCATTCATCAGAATGTTCGCCGCAACGATTGTTTTGGGCGGGTCGGCGGAGAAGAGTTCCTGCTCGTGATGCCGGCAACCGGGCCGGAAGACGCCATTGCCATCGTCGAGTGCATGCTGACGGTGATCCGGTTCTCTCGGCCTCTGCCTGAATCTCCCGACTTCAGCTACACCTGTTCTGCCGGCATTGCCGCTTGTGCCCCGTCAGACAGCGCGTCCGACCTTTATCGACGCGCCGATCAAGCACTCTATGCGGCCAAGTTAAGCGGCCGGGACAGGGTGCGCGCAGCCTAA
- a CDS encoding amidohydrolase family protein, which produces MAIDLVIRNAFLPGSDGFTDIAFANGRIAAMAPRFVCDAPEYDARGRLISGGLIETHIHLDKAGIISRCVLCTGTLAEAVSETSKAKAAFTEEDVYARSAGIIEQAILNGTNRLRTFVEIDGRAGFRSFDAIKRLRADYAAAIDIEICAFAQEGLTNDPGTEEMLDTALASGADLVGGCPYTDPNPDDHIRRIFDLGERYGVPVDFHLDFDLDPAGSNLPLVIAETLVRGYQERVSVGHVTKLSALPPEAFEAVGRGLAQAGIAVTVLPATDLFLTGRAVTHLVPRGVTPAHRLAELGVVTTLSTNNVLNPFTPFGDVSLIRMANLYANVAQIGTASGLEAVFDMITINAARLVGLKQYRLEIGGPATLVLFDAISGADAVARLSPAVTGWKDGRQTFSRPAPRLLLGQQCQSFDDRLE; this is translated from the coding sequence ATGGCCATCGATCTCGTGATCCGCAATGCATTTCTGCCGGGGTCCGATGGCTTTACGGATATCGCGTTCGCGAATGGCCGTATTGCTGCGATGGCGCCCCGTTTCGTTTGCGATGCGCCGGAGTACGATGCCCGCGGCCGGTTGATCAGCGGGGGTTTGATCGAAACGCATATCCATCTCGACAAGGCTGGGATTATCAGTCGATGCGTGCTCTGCACGGGAACGCTGGCTGAAGCCGTCAGCGAGACGTCGAAGGCAAAAGCTGCCTTCACCGAGGAGGATGTTTACGCGCGCTCTGCCGGGATCATAGAGCAGGCGATCCTCAACGGCACGAACCGGCTGCGCACATTCGTGGAGATCGACGGGCGCGCCGGGTTCCGGTCCTTTGACGCCATCAAGCGGCTGCGTGCCGACTACGCCGCCGCCATCGACATCGAAATCTGCGCCTTCGCCCAGGAAGGGCTGACCAACGATCCGGGTACGGAGGAAATGCTGGACACGGCATTGGCGTCCGGCGCGGATCTCGTCGGCGGATGCCCCTACACCGATCCGAACCCGGACGACCATATCCGCAGGATCTTCGATCTTGGCGAGCGTTACGGCGTGCCGGTCGATTTCCATCTGGACTTCGATCTCGATCCGGCTGGATCCAATCTTCCCCTGGTGATCGCTGAAACTCTGGTGCGTGGCTACCAGGAGCGCGTATCGGTCGGTCATGTGACGAAGCTGTCTGCCCTGCCGCCGGAGGCATTCGAGGCCGTTGGCCGTGGTCTGGCGCAAGCCGGCATTGCCGTGACGGTGTTGCCGGCAACGGATCTGTTTCTGACGGGGCGGGCGGTAACCCATCTTGTTCCGCGCGGCGTTACGCCGGCGCATCGGCTGGCGGAACTCGGCGTCGTCACGACGCTTTCGACCAACAACGTCCTCAATCCGTTCACCCCCTTCGGCGATGTCAGCCTCATCCGCATGGCTAATCTCTATGCAAATGTCGCGCAGATCGGCACCGCCAGTGGCCTTGAAGCGGTGTTCGATATGATAACGATTAACGCTGCCCGGCTTGTGGGGCTGAAACAGTACCGGCTTGAAATCGGAGGTCCCGCCACGCTCGTTCTGTTCGATGCGATCTCCGGCGCTGACGCCGTGGCCAGGCTTTCACCCGCAGTGACGGGCTGGAAGGATGGTCGCCAGACATTTTCGCGGCCGGCACCTCGACTGCTTCTCGGGCAGCAATGCCAAAGTTTCGATGACAGGCTGGAATAG